The Acetonema longum DSM 6540 DNA window CGAAGGCCATGAGGTGGTTTGTGTCGTCACTCAGCCTGATAGGCCGAAAGGAAGAGGCCGTGTGCTGGCTGCTCCGCCGGTGAAAGAAACGGCTGCTGCCCATCAAATTCCAGTGCTTCAGCCAGAGAGAATCCGCAATGATCAGTTCATTACGCAATTGGCGGCATTGCGGCCAGAAGTGATTGTGGTGGTGGCTTTTGGTCAGCTACTGCCTAAATCGCTCTTGGATCTGCCGCCTTTAGGCTGTATCAATGTGCATGCCTCTTTATTGCCAAGATACCGTGGGGCCGCTCCGATTCACTGGGCGGTCATCAACGGAGAGCCGGTTACCGGTGTGACTACCATGTATATGGACGCAGGCATGGATACCGGCGATATAATTTTATCGGATACCACAACCATAACAGCTGATCAGACTACGGGCGAACTGTATGAGGTATTAAAATTGCAGGGTGCGGAACTTCTGGCAAAAACCATGCAGGCCATCCGGAGCGGAACGGCGCCTCGCAAGCCTCAGGACCATGATTTGGCCACCTACGCGCCGCTCTTAACCCGGGAAGTGGAACGGGTTAATTGGAAACAGTCAGCTGCCGTCGTGCATAACCTGATACGGGGTCTTAATCCCTGGCCGGGCGCTTACTGTCTCTACCAGGGCAAAATCTTTAAACTCTGTCGGACCAGAATCAGCGGCAGTGAAGACACCGGCAAAGAGCCGGGGACTATTATTGCACTCAGCGACTACGGCGTTATCGTGCAAACAGGCCGTGGCACAGTAGAACTTCTTGAGCTCCAGCCTGAGTGCCGCAAAAAAATGAATGCGCGCGACTGTGCGGGTGGATATTGCCTTTCGGTCGGCGAAGTTTTTGATTAGAGGTGGAACTAATGTTTGAGGTAGTATCGCGCCCCAGAAAACGTCTCTTTTTGGCTCTGATTCTAAGCAGTCTGCTGTTAGCCTGCCTGTCAACCTATGGCATTTGGAAAGTAAGCATTCCTGGATTGTCCAATATCAGCGCCTATCTGCCATTTCTGCTGGGCATGCTGCTGGTAGCAGTTGCCCTTGCCATTACCGCCGGAGTCGCTGGCATCATTCTGGCTATTATAGGCTGGCCAACCCTGGGAGTATTCCAGGGATTAGCCTGGTCGGCTATCAACCTGTTATTTCCTTTGGCAATCATGCTGGGTAAGATTTTCGATATTGAAAAGGAACGCATCGAGCGCTCGTTTATTGAAGTCAGCAACCATTTGGTAAAACAAAAGAGAGTCCGGGTAAAACCGGAACAACTGCTGATACTTACCCCCCATTGCATCCAGCTGGATACCTGTCCCCATAAAATCACCCGCCAGATAGGAAACTGCAAAAAATGCGGCCAGTGTCAGGTAGGGGAGATTTTAACCCTGACAGAATCCATGGGCGTTCATTTTGCCATTGCAACGGGAGGAACGCTGGCCAGACAGGTGATTAAGCAATTGCGCCCCAAGGCAGTGTTGGCTATTGCCTGTGAACGGGATTTGACCAGCGGTATTCAGGACGTTTTTCCCTTGCCGGTTATCGGCGTTTTAAACCAACGTCCCTTTGGCCCTTGCTGCAATACCAGGGTCGATATAGCGGAGGTAAAGCGGGCGATTGAACAATTTATTCAAGTATGAAACAGAGGAGCGGTGGTGGCGGTGATTCCATGAATGCCCGAGAAGCAGCCTTATTAGTCATTCAGGATATTGAACAAAACCAGGCTTATGCCAACATTGCCTTAGCGAAAGCGATTGAGCGGCAGACCTTATCCAACCAAGACCGGCGGTTTATGACGGAATTAGTCTATGGGACCGTAAAGGCGCAGAATACGCTGAACTGGCTATTGTCCCATTACTGCAGCCGTTCTCTTGATAAAATTTCACCCGTTATCAGAAACATACTGCGGATGGGCATCTATCAATTATTTTTTTTAGACAGAATTCCTGTTTCGGCTGCCTGTAATCAGGCCGTGGAATTGACTAAAAAGTACGGCCATGCCGGAACGGTTAAATTTGTGAATGCTGTACTGCGTAACGCCGCCAGAACGCTGGACAAGCCGGTATATCCCGACCCGGCAAACCATCCGGATCAGTATCTCTCGCTGCGTTATTACCATCCGGAATGGATGATTGAACGCTGGCTGACTCGTTATGGCTTTGCGTTTTGCGAAGAACTTTGTGCCAGCAATAACCTGACGCCGCCGCTGAGTCTTCGCACCAATACTTTAAAAATCAGCCGGGATGATTTGCTGGACCGGCTGACAGCCGAACAGGCGACAGCGACTCCCTCAGACTGGACGCCAGAAGGTTTGGTCTGCACCGAGCATCCTGCGTTGGCTTCAATGCCATCCTTGCAGGAAGGGTTATTCCAGGTCCAGGATGAAAGCTCCATGCTGGTGGCCCATGTGCTTGGGCCCCAGCCGGGAGAATTTATTATTGATGCCTGCGGTGCTCCCGGCGGTAAAAGCACGCATATTGCTGCCCTGATGAACAACAGCGGCAAAGTTTTAGCCACCGATCTTTATGAGCATAAGCTGGCTCTCATTCGGGAGAATGCAAAGCGATTAGGCATTCATTGCCTAGAAACCAGACAAATGGATGCAGTAAAGTTAAATTCTTTGTACAAAAATCAAGCGGACCGGGTTCTGGTGGATGCCCCTTGTTCCGGGCTGGGGGTACTGCGGCGCAAACCGGATTCCCGCTGGCGCAAAAACGAAAAACTGCTGCGTGCATTGCCGGATTTACAATCGGCAATTTTACACAGCAGCGCTGATTGCGTCAAGCCCGGCGGTATTCTGGTATACAGCACCTGCACCATTGAACCGGAGGAAAACCAGGATGTTGTGAATGGATTTTTGGCGTCACGCCGTGATTTTGTCTTGGAACATGCAGGCCGGCTGATGCCTGTGCCGCGACCGGAACAACCGGAAAAAATGATGCAATTGTTTCCCCATATTGACGGCGTTGATGGCTTTTTCATCGCGCGGTTGCGCAGGGTGGGAGATAGAGCCGATGACTAAACCTAATATTTACGGTCTGTTTCTTCCGGAACTAAAGGAAAAAATGACGGAGCTGGGTATTGAATCCTATCGCGGCGCTCAAATTGCCGAATGGATTTATAAAAGAGGCGTTAAGGATTTTAACCTTATGTCCAATCTGCCACAGAGGCAGCGCCAATTGCTGCAGGAACATTTTTATATTTGTACGCCTGAGATCCTGGGAGAGCAGCATTCTGCCGACAGTCAGACCAGCAAGCTGTTAATGGCCTTTGAGGATTCTGCTGCGATAGAGACGGTGCTGATGCGCCAGTCCTATGGCAACAGCGTGTGCGTTTCTACTCAGGTTGGCTGCGCCATGGGATGCGCTTTTTGCGCTTCCACGCTCCATGGCTTTTCCCGCAATCTTTCCGGCGGCGAGATTCTGGCTCAGGTCCTCTATCTGAATGAATGGCTGCAGTCTGAAGAAGAAAAAGTAGATTCCATTGTGATTATGGGAATTGGCGAACCCTTGGCAAATTATCACGAGGTTCTGCGTTTTATCAAGCTGTGCCATGAACCATACTGCCTGAACATGAGCTATCGAAATATAACCCTGTCTACTTCCGGTTTAGTGCCAGCTATTCGTCAATTGGCGGAAGAAAAAATCCCCATTACCCTGGCCATCTCGCTGCACGCAGCCAATGATGCCCTCCGTTCCCAGCTGATGCCGGTGAATCATACCTACCCCATAGAACAATTGCTTAGCGCCGCTGATTATTACGCGGACCAAACCAGCAGAAGGGTGACCTATGAATATCTTTTGATTGCCGGTATCAATGATACAATGCAACATGCAAAAGAACTGGCCGGGCTGCTCCATAAACGCCTGGCAGCGGTGAACCTGATTCCGGTAAATTCCGTGTTGGAGCGAGGCTGGGCACGTCCTGCCGATAAAAAAATCCGGGAATTTGAGGCCGCCCTAAAAACCTTCGGAGTCAATGTGACCGTCCGGCGGGAAATGGGGGCGGACATC harbors:
- the rsmB gene encoding 16S rRNA (cytosine(967)-C(5))-methyltransferase RsmB codes for the protein MNAREAALLVIQDIEQNQAYANIALAKAIERQTLSNQDRRFMTELVYGTVKAQNTLNWLLSHYCSRSLDKISPVIRNILRMGIYQLFFLDRIPVSAACNQAVELTKKYGHAGTVKFVNAVLRNAARTLDKPVYPDPANHPDQYLSLRYYHPEWMIERWLTRYGFAFCEELCASNNLTPPLSLRTNTLKISRDDLLDRLTAEQATATPSDWTPEGLVCTEHPALASMPSLQEGLFQVQDESSMLVAHVLGPQPGEFIIDACGAPGGKSTHIAALMNNSGKVLATDLYEHKLALIRENAKRLGIHCLETRQMDAVKLNSLYKNQADRVLVDAPCSGLGVLRRKPDSRWRKNEKLLRALPDLQSAILHSSADCVKPGGILVYSTCTIEPEENQDVVNGFLASRRDFVLEHAGRLMPVPRPEQPEKMMQLFPHIDGVDGFFIARLRRVGDRADD
- a CDS encoding DUF116 domain-containing protein; this encodes MFEVVSRPRKRLFLALILSSLLLACLSTYGIWKVSIPGLSNISAYLPFLLGMLLVAVALAITAGVAGIILAIIGWPTLGVFQGLAWSAINLLFPLAIMLGKIFDIEKERIERSFIEVSNHLVKQKRVRVKPEQLLILTPHCIQLDTCPHKITRQIGNCKKCGQCQVGEILTLTESMGVHFAIATGGTLARQVIKQLRPKAVLAIACERDLTSGIQDVFPLPVIGVLNQRPFGPCCNTRVDIAEVKRAIEQFIQV
- the fmt gene encoding methionyl-tRNA formyltransferase; this translates as MPDMRTIFMGTPDFAVPCLERLISEGHEVVCVVTQPDRPKGRGRVLAAPPVKETAAAHQIPVLQPERIRNDQFITQLAALRPEVIVVVAFGQLLPKSLLDLPPLGCINVHASLLPRYRGAAPIHWAVINGEPVTGVTTMYMDAGMDTGDIILSDTTTITADQTTGELYEVLKLQGAELLAKTMQAIRSGTAPRKPQDHDLATYAPLLTREVERVNWKQSAAVVHNLIRGLNPWPGAYCLYQGKIFKLCRTRISGSEDTGKEPGTIIALSDYGVIVQTGRGTVELLELQPECRKKMNARDCAGGYCLSVGEVFD
- the rlmN gene encoding 23S rRNA (adenine(2503)-C(2))-methyltransferase RlmN, whose protein sequence is MTKPNIYGLFLPELKEKMTELGIESYRGAQIAEWIYKRGVKDFNLMSNLPQRQRQLLQEHFYICTPEILGEQHSADSQTSKLLMAFEDSAAIETVLMRQSYGNSVCVSTQVGCAMGCAFCASTLHGFSRNLSGGEILAQVLYLNEWLQSEEEKVDSIVIMGIGEPLANYHEVLRFIKLCHEPYCLNMSYRNITLSTSGLVPAIRQLAEEKIPITLAISLHAANDALRSQLMPVNHTYPIEQLLSAADYYADQTSRRVTYEYLLIAGINDTMQHAKELAGLLHKRLAAVNLIPVNSVLERGWARPADKKIREFEAALKTFGVNVTVRREMGADISAACGQLRNKRL